The Hymenobacter sp. DG01 genome has a segment encoding these proteins:
- a CDS encoding helix-turn-helix transcriptional regulator, whose amino-acid sequence MATPATPQLLQALRARYGLSQAQLAEYLSVSRAQVSMAEQGRRTLSAALWARLQPLVAVLENPAAATGAQPEGIDAAGREALQRRLRECTQEAAELRQELGQLRARAVQYQAVLRELLPLLLPLTEAAGADPARAWLLARQSEAAAELHRSGAAAQMLLELRIEALDYEAAQAALRLARATNLMG is encoded by the coding sequence ATGGCTACCCCAGCAACTCCCCAGCTTTTGCAGGCCCTGCGGGCCCGCTACGGCTTATCACAGGCGCAATTAGCGGAATATCTGTCGGTTTCCCGCGCCCAGGTGTCTATGGCCGAGCAGGGCCGGCGCACGTTATCGGCGGCGCTGTGGGCCCGGCTGCAGCCGTTGGTGGCGGTGCTGGAAAACCCGGCCGCCGCGACTGGGGCCCAGCCCGAGGGCATTGATGCCGCGGGCCGCGAGGCCTTGCAGCGCCGCCTGCGCGAGTGCACCCAGGAAGCGGCCGAGCTGCGGCAGGAACTAGGCCAGCTGCGTGCCCGAGCAGTTCAGTACCAGGCCGTGCTCCGCGAGCTGCTACCCCTGCTGCTGCCTCTAACTGAAGCGGCCGGCGCGGACCCGGCCCGGGCCTGGCTGCTGGCGCGGCAAAGCGAAGCGGCGGCGGAACTGCACCGCAGCGGCGCGGCAGCGCAGATGCTGCTGGAGCTTCGCATTGAGGCCCTGGACTACGAAGCGGCACAGGCGGCCCTGCGCCTGGCCCGGGCCACCAACCTGATGGGGTAA
- a CDS encoding carboxypeptidase-like regulatory domain-containing protein: protein MCRFLLLASFSVLLGFPLVAAAQTAGPAAQPASERLALAAPAPAAAAPVRLECNGKFTGQVLTEEGQPLIGATVTIVGGRSPYITNSEGRYIIQEPVYRGQVLHVAAAGYVDRNVPLTTCDNQAVGLELAEGTRIKRTGKRAGQIVRFGQAYRQ from the coding sequence ATGTGTCGTTTCTTACTACTTGCTTCGTTTTCTGTTCTGTTAGGCTTCCCATTGGTAGCAGCAGCCCAAACCGCCGGCCCGGCTGCCCAGCCGGCTTCTGAGCGCCTTGCGTTAGCCGCCCCGGCTCCGGCAGCTGCCGCGCCTGTTCGCCTGGAATGCAATGGGAAATTTACCGGCCAGGTCCTCACCGAGGAAGGCCAACCCCTGATTGGGGCTACGGTTACTATAGTGGGGGGCCGCTCGCCCTACATTACCAACTCCGAAGGTCGCTACATCATTCAGGAGCCGGTGTACCGCGGCCAGGTGCTGCACGTTGCGGCAGCGGGCTACGTTGACCGCAACGTTCCGCTGACTACCTGCGACAATCAGGCGGTAGGCCTGGAGCTTGCCGAGGGTACGCGCATTAAGCGCACGGGCAAGCGCGCCGGCCAAATCGTGCGTTTCGGTCAGGCTTACCGGCAGTAA